The following proteins are encoded in a genomic region of Oncorhynchus kisutch isolate 150728-3 linkage group LG6, Okis_V2, whole genome shotgun sequence:
- the LOC109893227 gene encoding integrin alpha-3 isoform X1, translating into MAIFQLLRFSTNTYYLLLLVLLCTVHILQGFNLDVRFPVVKEGKTPGSLFGFSVALHKQMVGEKRYLLLVGAPKEKAESGVKANETGDVYTCPVNVAQSDCTRMNLIGSDPDLIEGEDRVEDMWLGVTVASQRQPGGRILTCGHRFVKLHGVLKLRQMIGKCYIRGNDLNYNETDMHWQNPDQVCSHTKDITGEVMCNMGISAAITDTEVIVGAPGSFEWQGNVHVSWMNPNVIYDTKRSSFPNFGNRRHIYIGYSVAEGRGLLSQSQDTVVTGAPKDNKDDAKGSVILTVKKSSTSGDGDQLKPYLTLRGEQMGSYFGNSLAVADLNNDGWMDLIVGAPFYFDRKKELGGAVYVYMNENGSFRQNSSIILRGPRDSAFGMAVAAIGDVNQDGFQDFAVGAPFHGTGRVFIWTGSAEGISQEPSQVIEGEDIAGGGFKTFGYSINGGLDVDENRYPDMVVGSLDDRVALLRARPVIHLIKTLEVTPGIVDPKDCDNCVEVEVCFNYKLSTGDKDFRKNVTVKYTVEADLTRHNHRVRFQDNGLDSYTGFLSMPSAKCKTLRLGLVSPIRDKVEPVVFSLNVSLHEGHPKARQSLQNLDAFPVLSEGKASHVKKEIHFQKACGPDNTCQSNLQMKAEFANEEQTPFPSHDGHQILQYSASVKKVMLVVDVNNFQSPGKPAEDAHNAMLNVTIPPSLIYSAFRSKSNSPAIKCSAEDMVVLCELGNPFTSNQVDQIQIIFQTSEISLDTREIRSTLQLSTLSKQSNLQPLPLVMVVEYTLDASFALAQYTGHTHFSGEIMGESGMKTASDVGSPVEFTFKVNVFGKPLVNLGNLEVEFDWPWEVANGKWLLYLTEIQTKGTSDSHCVPPGAIVNPLKLMLPESKARRRRKREEDSTEEVHPRELQASLNLKGIRKKSFKLDCVTGTAHCVKFICPLRNMNNTATIIVRARVWNSTMLEDYREAWRVTVNGKATLKLVTDKPTIRMNTESTEFTLNIDPELGEEATYQVPLWIIIVSAVAGILLLAFIILLMWKCGFFRRASTREMYEAKAQKAEMKTQPSEVERLTEE; encoded by the exons ACTCCTTGTTGGAGCACCCAAGGAGAAGGCAGAGTCTGGCGTGAAGGCCAATGAAACAGGAGATGTGTATACCTGCCCTGTAAACGTTGCCCAATCAGATTGCACCAGGATGAACCTGATTGGCTCAG ACCCTGACCTCATTGAGGgtgaggacagggtggaggataTGTGGCTGGGGGTAACCGTGGCCAGCCAAAGACAGCCAGGGGGGCGAATTCTG acctgtgGCCATCGCTTTGTGAAGTTACATGGCGTATTGAAGCTGCGTCAGATGATTGGGAAGTGTTATATCCGTGGTAACGACCTGAACTATAATGAAACAGACATGCACTGGCAGAACCCTGATCAGGTGTGCAGCCACACTAAAGACATCACAGGTGAAGTCATGTGCAACATGGGCATCTCTGCTGCCATCACTGACACAGAGGTCATCGTGGGCGCCCCTGGCAGCTTTGAGTGGCAAG GCAATGTTCATGTCTCTTGGATGAATCCAAATGTCATCTATGACACCAAGAGAAGCAGCTTCCCCAACTTTGGTAATCGACGGCACATTTACATAG GCTACTCGGTGGCAGAGGGCCGAGGCCTCCTCAGCCAGAGCCAGGACACAGTGGTGACAGGGGCTCCTAAGGATAACAAGGATGACGCCAAAGGCTCGGTCATTCTGACTGTGAAGAAGTCGTCGACGTCAGGGGACGGGGACCAGCTGAAACCCTACCTCACCCTGAGAGGCGAGCAGATGGGCTCATACTTTGGGAACTCCCTAGCCGTGGCAGACCTCAACAATGATGG TTGGATGGATCTGATCGTCGGAGCCCCGTTCTATTTTGATCGGAAGAAGGAGCTTGGTGGAGCGGTGTACGTCTATATGAACGAGAACGGCTCCTTCCGGCAGAACTCCAGCATCATACTCCGAGGCCCTAGAGACTCTGCGTTTGGAATGGCTGTGGCTGCCATTGGAGATGTCAACCAAGATGGCTTTCAAg ATTTTGCGGTGGGTGCTCCGTTCCATGGAACAGGCAGGGTGTTCATCTGGACAGGCAGTGCTGAGGGCATCTCTCAGGAGCCCAGTCAG gtgATTGAGGGGGAGGATATAGCTGGAGGTGGGTTCAAGACGTTTGGCTACTCCATCAACGGGGGGCTGGATGTGGATGAGAACCGCTACCCCGACATGGTGGTCGGCTCACTGGACGACCGCGTAGCCTTACTGAG GGCCCGCCCAGTCATTCACCTCATTAAAACTCTTGAAGTGACGCCAGGGATTGTGGACCCTAAAGACTGTGACAACTG tgtggaggtggaggtctGTTTCAACTACAAACTGAGCACTGGGGACAAGGACTTCAGGAAGAACGTCA CGGTGAAGTACACTGTGGAAGCCGACCTAACACGGCACAACCACCGGGTCCGTTTCCAAGACAATGGCCTGGACAGCTACACTGGTTTCTTATCAATGCCATCTGCCAAATGCAAAACGCTGAGGCTCGGACTAGTG AGTCCCATCCGAGACAAGGTGGAGCCCGTAGTCTTCTCCCTGAACGTATCCCTCCATGAGGGGCATCCCAAAGCCCGGCAGTCCCTGCAGAACCTGGATGCCTTCCCTGTGCTCAGTGAGGGAAAGGCCAGCCATGTCAAAAAGGAG ATTCACTTCCAGAAAGCCTGTGGGCCGGACAATACGTGCCAGAGTAACCTGCAGATGAAGGCAGAGTTTGCCAATGAAGAGCAGACACCTTTTCCCAG CCATGATGGTCACCAGATCCTCCAGTACAGCGCCAGTGTCAAGAAGGTCATGTTGGTCGTGGACGTGAACAACTTCCAGTCGCCAGGGAAACCGGCGGAGGACGCTCACAATGCCATGCTCAACGTCACCATTCCCCCGTCGCTGATCTACTCAGCCTTTCGCTCAAAG AGCAACAGCCCAGCCATCAAGTGTTCAGCAGAGGATATGGTTGTACTGTGTGAGCTGGGGAACCCATTCACCAGCAACCAGGTG GATCAGATCCAGATCATCTTTCAGACGTCTGAGATCAGTCTGGACACCAGAGAGATTCGCTCTACGCTGCAGCTTTCCAC ATTGAGTAAACAGAGCAATCTACAACCGCTGCCTCTTGTCATGGTGGTGGAGTATACACTGGATGCGTCTTTTGCACT TGCCCAGTACACAGGTCACACTCACTTCAGTGGGGAGATCATGGGAGAATCGGGCATGAAGACTGCCAGCGACGTCGGAAGTCCTGTGGAGTTCACATtcaag GTGAATGTTTTTGGAAAGCCACTGGTTAACCTTGGAAACCTGGAGGTGGAGTTTGATTGGCCCTGGGAGGTAGCCAATGGCAAGTGGCTGCTGTACCTGACGGAGATCCAGACCAAAGGGACGTCAGACTCTCACTGTGTGCCTCCTGGAGCCATCGTCAACCCACTCAAACTCATG TTACCAGAGAGCAAAGCCAGGAGGAGAAGGAAGCGAGAGGAGGACTCCACAGAGGAGGTGCACCCTAGAGAACTCCAGGCCTCCCTCAATCTGAAGGGAATTCGCAAAAAGTCCTTTAAACTG GACTGTGTCACGGGCACTGCTCACTGTGTGAAATTCATCTGCCCTCTCCGCAACATGAACAACACTGCGACAATCATTGTCAGGGCCAGAGTGTGGAACAGCACCATGCTGGAG GACTACAGGGAAGCGTGGCGGGTGACAGTGAATGGCAAGGCCACACTGAAACTGGTCACAGACAAACCCACCATCAGGATGAACACTGAGAGCACAGAG TTCACCCTGAATATAGACCCAGAGCTGGGGGAGGAGGCTACGTACCAGGTCCCCCTGTGGATCATCATCGTGTCTGCTGTCGCTGGCATCCTCCTTCTGGCCTTCATCATCCTCCTTATGTGGAAG TGTGGCTTCTTCAGGAGGGCCAGCACCAGGGAGATGTACGAGGCCAAGGCCCAGAAAGCTGAGATGAAGACCCAGCCGTCGGAGGTGGAGAGGCTGACTGAGGAGTAG
- the LOC109893227 gene encoding integrin alpha-3 isoform X2 has protein sequence MVSGVIYCDLSDPDLIEGEDRVEDMWLGVTVASQRQPGGRILTCGHRFVKLHGVLKLRQMIGKCYIRGNDLNYNETDMHWQNPDQVCSHTKDITGEVMCNMGISAAITDTEVIVGAPGSFEWQGNVHVSWMNPNVIYDTKRSSFPNFGNRRHIYIGYSVAEGRGLLSQSQDTVVTGAPKDNKDDAKGSVILTVKKSSTSGDGDQLKPYLTLRGEQMGSYFGNSLAVADLNNDGWMDLIVGAPFYFDRKKELGGAVYVYMNENGSFRQNSSIILRGPRDSAFGMAVAAIGDVNQDGFQDFAVGAPFHGTGRVFIWTGSAEGISQEPSQVIEGEDIAGGGFKTFGYSINGGLDVDENRYPDMVVGSLDDRVALLRARPVIHLIKTLEVTPGIVDPKDCDNCVEVEVCFNYKLSTGDKDFRKNVTVKYTVEADLTRHNHRVRFQDNGLDSYTGFLSMPSAKCKTLRLGLVSPIRDKVEPVVFSLNVSLHEGHPKARQSLQNLDAFPVLSEGKASHVKKEIHFQKACGPDNTCQSNLQMKAEFANEEQTPFPSHDGHQILQYSASVKKVMLVVDVNNFQSPGKPAEDAHNAMLNVTIPPSLIYSAFRSKSNSPAIKCSAEDMVVLCELGNPFTSNQVDQIQIIFQTSEISLDTREIRSTLQLSTLSKQSNLQPLPLVMVVEYTLDASFALAQYTGHTHFSGEIMGESGMKTASDVGSPVEFTFKVNVFGKPLVNLGNLEVEFDWPWEVANGKWLLYLTEIQTKGTSDSHCVPPGAIVNPLKLMLPESKARRRRKREEDSTEEVHPRELQASLNLKGIRKKSFKLDCVTGTAHCVKFICPLRNMNNTATIIVRARVWNSTMLEDYREAWRVTVNGKATLKLVTDKPTIRMNTESTEFTLNIDPELGEEATYQVPLWIIIVSAVAGILLLAFIILLMWKCGFFRRASTREMYEAKAQKAEMKTQPSEVERLTEE, from the exons ATGGTGAGTGGTGTGATATACTGTGACCTTTCAGACCCTGACCTCATTGAGGgtgaggacagggtggaggataTGTGGCTGGGGGTAACCGTGGCCAGCCAAAGACAGCCAGGGGGGCGAATTCTG acctgtgGCCATCGCTTTGTGAAGTTACATGGCGTATTGAAGCTGCGTCAGATGATTGGGAAGTGTTATATCCGTGGTAACGACCTGAACTATAATGAAACAGACATGCACTGGCAGAACCCTGATCAGGTGTGCAGCCACACTAAAGACATCACAGGTGAAGTCATGTGCAACATGGGCATCTCTGCTGCCATCACTGACACAGAGGTCATCGTGGGCGCCCCTGGCAGCTTTGAGTGGCAAG GCAATGTTCATGTCTCTTGGATGAATCCAAATGTCATCTATGACACCAAGAGAAGCAGCTTCCCCAACTTTGGTAATCGACGGCACATTTACATAG GCTACTCGGTGGCAGAGGGCCGAGGCCTCCTCAGCCAGAGCCAGGACACAGTGGTGACAGGGGCTCCTAAGGATAACAAGGATGACGCCAAAGGCTCGGTCATTCTGACTGTGAAGAAGTCGTCGACGTCAGGGGACGGGGACCAGCTGAAACCCTACCTCACCCTGAGAGGCGAGCAGATGGGCTCATACTTTGGGAACTCCCTAGCCGTGGCAGACCTCAACAATGATGG TTGGATGGATCTGATCGTCGGAGCCCCGTTCTATTTTGATCGGAAGAAGGAGCTTGGTGGAGCGGTGTACGTCTATATGAACGAGAACGGCTCCTTCCGGCAGAACTCCAGCATCATACTCCGAGGCCCTAGAGACTCTGCGTTTGGAATGGCTGTGGCTGCCATTGGAGATGTCAACCAAGATGGCTTTCAAg ATTTTGCGGTGGGTGCTCCGTTCCATGGAACAGGCAGGGTGTTCATCTGGACAGGCAGTGCTGAGGGCATCTCTCAGGAGCCCAGTCAG gtgATTGAGGGGGAGGATATAGCTGGAGGTGGGTTCAAGACGTTTGGCTACTCCATCAACGGGGGGCTGGATGTGGATGAGAACCGCTACCCCGACATGGTGGTCGGCTCACTGGACGACCGCGTAGCCTTACTGAG GGCCCGCCCAGTCATTCACCTCATTAAAACTCTTGAAGTGACGCCAGGGATTGTGGACCCTAAAGACTGTGACAACTG tgtggaggtggaggtctGTTTCAACTACAAACTGAGCACTGGGGACAAGGACTTCAGGAAGAACGTCA CGGTGAAGTACACTGTGGAAGCCGACCTAACACGGCACAACCACCGGGTCCGTTTCCAAGACAATGGCCTGGACAGCTACACTGGTTTCTTATCAATGCCATCTGCCAAATGCAAAACGCTGAGGCTCGGACTAGTG AGTCCCATCCGAGACAAGGTGGAGCCCGTAGTCTTCTCCCTGAACGTATCCCTCCATGAGGGGCATCCCAAAGCCCGGCAGTCCCTGCAGAACCTGGATGCCTTCCCTGTGCTCAGTGAGGGAAAGGCCAGCCATGTCAAAAAGGAG ATTCACTTCCAGAAAGCCTGTGGGCCGGACAATACGTGCCAGAGTAACCTGCAGATGAAGGCAGAGTTTGCCAATGAAGAGCAGACACCTTTTCCCAG CCATGATGGTCACCAGATCCTCCAGTACAGCGCCAGTGTCAAGAAGGTCATGTTGGTCGTGGACGTGAACAACTTCCAGTCGCCAGGGAAACCGGCGGAGGACGCTCACAATGCCATGCTCAACGTCACCATTCCCCCGTCGCTGATCTACTCAGCCTTTCGCTCAAAG AGCAACAGCCCAGCCATCAAGTGTTCAGCAGAGGATATGGTTGTACTGTGTGAGCTGGGGAACCCATTCACCAGCAACCAGGTG GATCAGATCCAGATCATCTTTCAGACGTCTGAGATCAGTCTGGACACCAGAGAGATTCGCTCTACGCTGCAGCTTTCCAC ATTGAGTAAACAGAGCAATCTACAACCGCTGCCTCTTGTCATGGTGGTGGAGTATACACTGGATGCGTCTTTTGCACT TGCCCAGTACACAGGTCACACTCACTTCAGTGGGGAGATCATGGGAGAATCGGGCATGAAGACTGCCAGCGACGTCGGAAGTCCTGTGGAGTTCACATtcaag GTGAATGTTTTTGGAAAGCCACTGGTTAACCTTGGAAACCTGGAGGTGGAGTTTGATTGGCCCTGGGAGGTAGCCAATGGCAAGTGGCTGCTGTACCTGACGGAGATCCAGACCAAAGGGACGTCAGACTCTCACTGTGTGCCTCCTGGAGCCATCGTCAACCCACTCAAACTCATG TTACCAGAGAGCAAAGCCAGGAGGAGAAGGAAGCGAGAGGAGGACTCCACAGAGGAGGTGCACCCTAGAGAACTCCAGGCCTCCCTCAATCTGAAGGGAATTCGCAAAAAGTCCTTTAAACTG GACTGTGTCACGGGCACTGCTCACTGTGTGAAATTCATCTGCCCTCTCCGCAACATGAACAACACTGCGACAATCATTGTCAGGGCCAGAGTGTGGAACAGCACCATGCTGGAG GACTACAGGGAAGCGTGGCGGGTGACAGTGAATGGCAAGGCCACACTGAAACTGGTCACAGACAAACCCACCATCAGGATGAACACTGAGAGCACAGAG TTCACCCTGAATATAGACCCAGAGCTGGGGGAGGAGGCTACGTACCAGGTCCCCCTGTGGATCATCATCGTGTCTGCTGTCGCTGGCATCCTCCTTCTGGCCTTCATCATCCTCCTTATGTGGAAG TGTGGCTTCTTCAGGAGGGCCAGCACCAGGGAGATGTACGAGGCCAAGGCCCAGAAAGCTGAGATGAAGACCCAGCCGTCGGAGGTGGAGAGGCTGACTGAGGAGTAG
- the LOC109891892 gene encoding LOW QUALITY PROTEIN: uncharacterized protein LOC109891892 (The sequence of the model RefSeq protein was modified relative to this genomic sequence to represent the inferred CDS: substituted 1 base at 1 genomic stop codon) gives PLGETHFRSFLKLKLCSEEEVHKWLKDFQRTSDLTWRKRATSARSTTSARSTNNTCCGAIMYFIPKRLIHSQRRESRQVKTKLLNLHMKGGCLFHGRLRNGDNHSLTSVEVLMRRNVSADTIEKLTKLFEIGHSLSSALNMIKXELQVEYGDNHVHASGPLHYCGNVSEDTVVIEGAPVSDVNGSEEEDWMEIFEDLKKKMREDLVSFRPKVASFVSSFKKMKTDIELIAALSNFGKTNPGPTAKFRQGHARPAKSSIGECGHGTCCWKRKAPH, from the exons CCACTGGGAGAAACACATTTCAGATCTTTCCTGAAGTTGAAACTGTGCTCTGAGGAAGAGGTCCACAAGTGGTTGAAAGACTTTCAGAGAACATCAGATTTGACTTGGAGAAAAAGGGCAACTTCAGCCAGAAGTACCACTTCAGCCAGAAGTACCAACAACACATGTTGTGGTGCAATAATGTACTTCATCCCGAAGAGGTTGATTCATTCGCAACGAAGAGAATCAAG ACAAGTCAAAACAAAGTTATTAA ATCTCCATATGAAAGGAGGTTGCCTCTTTCATGGGCGTTTACGGAATGGCGACAACCACAGTCTGACAAGTGTTGAGGTGCTGATGAGGAGAAATGTGTCAGCGGACACCATTGAGAAATTGACAAAGCTGTTTGAAATAGGCCACTCTCTTTCATCAGCTCTAAACATGATCAAATAGGAGTTGCAAGTGGAGTATGGAGACAACCATGTGCATGCCTCTGGACCCCTCCATT ACTGTGGCAACGTGTCTGAGGACACTGTTGTAATCGAGGGTGCTCCCGTTTCTGATGTAAACGGCTCAG AAGAGGAAGACTGGATGGAGATCTTTGAAGACCTCAAAAAGAAGATGAGGGAGGATCTTGTGAGTTTCAGGCCTAAAGTAGCATCCTTTGTTTCCAGCTTCAAGAAGATGAAAACAGACATTGAACTCATAGCCGCTCTATCAAACTTTGGCAAAACCAACCCTGGACCAACAGCAAAGTTTCGCCAGGGACACGCACGCCCCGCAAAGAGCTCCATAGGAGAGTGTGGACATGGCACATGCTGCTGGAAGAGGAAGGCACCCCAttga
- the dnaaf19 gene encoding dynein axonemal assembly factor 19, producing the protein MDDSHEVLNFSALERELQSAVEADKKYQRENDAKFRALHQKVGTYEEFRDIVLASNLKPLDRKDKAGAPRKQPWNALASTDKGQNQTSCDEIGLKPQLSEFLPRTASEFSRDWRRFGSENPEDKYSLLLSLGGEGLRNIFRAEVGFGLLGEFLVFLSSGLQPGDEAMVIGILEGLSKTPRFGLNVCLLSQAEREACGDLFQNLRKASAAGNSSVKGSKGDVIVHGSNVEEIKETQDAEPETLFPGQTSEDAGRSSDTETLNGIMQLYGVQTVSPPQ; encoded by the exons ATGGATGACTCTCATGAGGTTTTAAACTTCTCAGCGCTGGAGCGGGAGTTGCAGTCTGCTGTAGAAGCAGACAAGAAATATCAAAGAGAAAATGATGCAAAGTTCCGTGCTCTACACCAGAAGGTCGGAACGTATGAGGAGTTTAG GGACATAGTCCTGGCATCCAACCTGaaaccactggacaggaaggATAAAGCTGGAGCTCCTCGCAAACAGCCATGGAATGCTCTCGCCTCCACTGACAAAGGGCAGAACCAGACTAGCTGTGATGAAATAGGCCTAAAG CCTCAGTTGTCCGAGTTCCTGCCCAGGACAGCATCAGAGTTCAGCCGGGACTGGCGCAGGTTCGGCAGTGAAAACCCAGAGGATAAATACAGCCTCCTGCTCTCCCTAGGTGGAGAGGGCCTTCGGAACATCTTCAGGGCTGAGGTGGGGTTCGGACTACTGGGGGAATTTCTTGTGTTCCTTTCCAGTGGTCTCCAGCCTGGGGATGAGGCCATGGTGATAGGGATCCTGGAGGGGCTGTCCAAGACCCCCAGGTTTGGCCTCAATGTGTGCCTCCTGagccaggctgagagagaggcatGTGGAGATCTGTTTCAGAACCTGAGGAAAGCATCAGCAGCGGGGAATAGCAGTGTCAAAGGATCCAAAGGGGATGTCATTGTCCATGGAAGTAATGTGGAAGAGATTAAAGAGACACAAGATGCTGAGCCAGAGACTCTGTTTCCAGGACAGACCAGCGAGGATGCCGGAAGAAGCAGTGATACTGAAACTTTAAATGGTATAATGCAGTTGTATGGGGTTCAAACGGTCTCTCCTCCTCAGTAA
- the LOC109893229 gene encoding Ig-like V-type domain-containing protein FAM187A — translation MMIPLKHISLLLLLQTLSFSLLSTYEAPEDKEDIFASRACPAFLVFDNAAYLVDMTVELPCHCKPEEAHSVVWYYQKKLGSPDTRALTDFQGTSVVDSSKVGRGGDLRSRFSIRLFSLLIFRAQEEDSGHYLCGTTKGDFFYGYDVDVQEAHRVSFPWSRAQRRGRAAAVAVRAALRSNEDLPLYQVFTSFWPWSVCDRCGVRGEQTRVGLCYVKSDYLHVRYRWTSQTVASCGSSAVPQRFGLTQTNHQGAELGVRSCQVPCPPKSIAQPEHQALLEFLGYNEPAAHGVPVYYHNHPVDTPLILSCPGAKPQHAVAWDQGSRPLYRSQYMEGLNGTFRLFIDTGHHLHFSPATQDDRGSYYCWIQGKRAAEIRLGVYYRLGRKRLLSDPESLYALRIILLCYGGMTGVFVLIVLLKYTWRTVRPKVAKY, via the coding sequence ATGATGATCCCTTTAAAACACATATCCCTGTTGCTACTCCTCcagaccctctctttctccctactgTCTACCTATGAGGCCCCTGAAGACAAGGAGGACATTTTTGCCAGTAGGGCCTGTCCTGCCTTCCTTGTGTTTGACAATGCTGCCTATTTGGTTGACATGACCGTAGAGCTGCCCTGTCACTGTAAGCCTGAGGAGGCCCACTCTGTGGTATGGTACTACCAGAAAAAGCTGGGCAGCCCGGACACCAGGGCCCTCACTGACTTCCAGGGCACCTCTGTGGTGGACTCATCCAAAGTGGGCCGGGGAGGGGACCTCCGGAGTAGGTTCTCCATCCGCCTCTTCAGCTTGCTCATCTTTAGGGCCCAGGAGGAAGACTCGGGCCACTACCTCTGTGGGACGACCAAGGGGGACTTCTTCTATGGTTATGACGTGGACGTCCAAGAGGCTCACAGGGTGTCCTTTCCCTGGAGTCGTGCCCAGAGACGGGGGAGAGCAGCAGCAGTGGCGGTGAGGGCAGCTTTGAGATCCAACGAGGATCTTCCACTCTACCAAGTGTTCACCAGCTTCTGGCCGTGGTCCGTGTGCGACCGCTGTGGCGTGCGGGGTGAGCAGACCCGCGTAGGACTCTGCTACGTGAAGAGCGACTACCTCCACGTGCGCTACAGGTGGACATCTCAGACAGTGGCCTCTTGCGGCTCCTCCGCTGTACCCCAACGGTTTGGCCTCACCCAGACCAACCACCAGGGGGCAGAGCTGGGGGTGCGGAGCTGCCAGGTCCCCTGCCCCCCCAAGTCCATCGCCCAGCCAGAACACCAGGCCCTGCTGGAGTTCCTGGGCTACAACGAGCCAGCAGCTCATGGGGTCCCTGTCTACTACCACAACCACCCAGTGGACACCCCACTCATCCTCTCCTGCCCTGGAGCCAAACCTCAGCATGCGGTAGCCTGGGACCAAGGCTCTAGGCCTCTGTATCGCTCCCAGTACATGGAGGGTCTGAACGGGACCTTCCGTCTGTTCATAGACACAGGCCACCACCTGCACTTCAGCCCAGCAACACAGGACGACAGAGGGTCCTACTACTGCTGGATCCAGGGGAAGAGGGCTGCTGAGATCAGGCTGGGGGTTTACTACCGTCTGGGCCGCAAGCGTCTGCTCTCTGACCCTGAGTCGCTCTATGCCCTGAGGATTATTCTCCTCTGCTACGGAGGGATGACTGGGGTATTTGTTTTGATAGTGCTGTTGAAGTATACTTGGCGCACAGTAAGACCAAAAGTAGCCAAATACTAG